The following coding sequences lie in one Lolium perenne isolate Kyuss_39 chromosome 2, Kyuss_2.0, whole genome shotgun sequence genomic window:
- the LOC127328942 gene encoding uncharacterized protein: MPPIGGLTTLWIFGHQIELTWRDFRRRFRPGREALPRTRVLSTGQGTSPRGPFAPLSPASHVLLSPSRPSHRRRRQLPIPSPPPPPQSPAAPPPPILPLILPQSSSNGCSSLELSFGPPVALLLVDGFTATHRCENHIQSTPGSSVLFPTDLAVVGWRGSFESGEGVARGGVIAAGGRLQIVVSRDLGRHPLPRPERGVLLLYWIWASMMSRAAPGEQCKRAISTASRASTGANPLQLVRHLQAVAGTPPARSAAAAQLHLRCMSC, from the exons atgccccccatagggggcctcacAACGCTTTGGATTTTCGGCCATCAGATCGAGCTGACGTGGCGCGATTTCCGCCGTCGATTTCGTCCAGGGCGCGAGGCCCTCCCACGAACCCGCGTTTTATCCACGGGTCAGGGGACGAGCCCGCGTGGCCCGTTCGCTCCGCTCTCACCCGCCTCGCACGTCCTCCTCTCCCCCTCGCGCCCctcccatcgccgccgccgccagctcccAATCCCGtcgccccctcctcctccacaaTCCCCTGCAGCGCCTCCTCCTCCAATCCTCCCGCTCATCCTCCCCCAATCTTCTTCCAATGGCTGCTCCTCTCTTGAGCTCTCCTTCGGTCCGCCGGTGGCGCTACTGCTGGTCGACGGTTTTACCGCGACACACAGATGTGAGAACCACATCCAGTCCACCCCAGGTTCGTCTGTCCTCTTCCCCACGGATCTGGCGGTGGTGGGGTGGCGTGGATCCTTCGAATCCGGCGAAGGTGTAGCACGGGGAGGTGTGATAGCAGCTGGCGGGCGCCTCCAGATCGTAGTCTCACGGGATCTGGGGCGGCATCCTCTGCCCCGACCTGAGCGGGGCGTGCTGCTCCTCTACTGGATTTGGGCGTCCATGATGAGCAGGGCAGCGCCTGGGGAGCAGTGCAAGCGGGCGATTTCGACGGCGAGCAGGGCAAGCACCGGAGCAAATCCGCTGCAGCTGGTGCGTCACCTGCAGGCTGTAGCAG GGACACCGCCAGCCAGGAGCGCAGCTGCTGCCCAGCTCCACCTCCGATGTATGTCGTGCTGA